The following coding sequences are from one Treponema bryantii window:
- a CDS encoding SlyX family protein: MEKETDERLTAIEMKLAYMEDFVNQIQNVAVEQAKTIDKLQKETKLMADRIREMSNSMEGDIPNRKPSHY; the protein is encoded by the coding sequence ATGGAAAAAGAAACTGATGAACGTTTAACAGCAATCGAAATGAAACTTGCCTACATGGAAGACTTTGTAAATCAGATTCAGAACGTTGCTGTTGAACAGGCTAAAACAATTGATAAACTCCAGAAGGAAACAAAACTAATGGCGGACAGAATCCGTGAAATGTCTAATTCCATGGAAGGAGATATTCCTAATCGAAAGCCGTCGCATTATTAA